CGAGAAACGCTTCACGACCTACGAAAAGGTCGAGGAGAAGGTCTCGCTGCTCGTCGTCAAGAAGGACGGCAGCCGGGTCCCCTACCAGCGCGACAAGGTCGTCAAAGGCATCGGGTCGGCCGCGTACAAACGCCCGATCTCGGCGCAGACGCTGACAACCCTGGCCGACGAGATCGAGGAGACGCTTTACCGGCAGGGCGAGAAGGAGGTGTCGTCCAAAGACATCGGCCTGCTGGTGCTCGAGAAGCTGCGCGCGACCGACCACGTCGCGTATATGCGTTTTGCGAGTGTGTATATGGATGTCGAAAAGGTCGACGACCTGCTCGACGAGATGCAGCAGGTCAAGGAAGACGAAGAAGCCCGCCCGCCCCGGGACCAGGGCAAGCTGTTTTAGGGCGGGTATTTAACGCCAAGAAGCCAAGGGGTGGGAGAGAGAGCCAAGCGGGGATTGGGTTGATGGCGTTGCGGGTTTGGACAGGTTTTTGCATTCATTGTTTTTTCTTGCTTGGCTTGCTTGGTCATCCTTGGCTTCTTGGCGTTGAAAATTGTATTGAAGTAACCCGCTAAGCTGTGCGGAT
The sequence above is a segment of the Phycisphaeraceae bacterium D3-23 genome. Coding sequences within it:
- the nrdR gene encoding transcriptional regulator NrdR; this encodes MRCPFCDVDDDKVIDSRATDGGRSIRRRRQCLACEKRFTTYEKVEEKVSLLVVKKDGSRVPYQRDKVVKGIGSAAYKRPISAQTLTTLADEIEETLYRQGEKEVSSKDIGLLVLEKLRATDHVAYMRFASVYMDVEKVDDLLDEMQQVKEDEEARPPRDQGKLF